In one Nitrososphaera viennensis EN76 genomic region, the following are encoded:
- a CDS encoding type II toxin-antitoxin system RatA family toxin translates to MPTINVSREIGAPLDKVWGVISDVDNEAQYWHGTKSVRNISKNGNVIQREVVIAFKDSKTMQTVTLNPMTSIETRITEGPITGSRIVTLSPAGGGSKTKVDVAWDFKLAGLLSVFGGMVKKHIGEGTEQALERIAGAVE, encoded by the coding sequence ATGCCAACAATCAACGTAAGCCGTGAAATCGGGGCGCCGCTTGACAAGGTGTGGGGTGTCATCTCCGACGTCGACAACGAGGCGCAGTACTGGCACGGCACCAAGTCGGTCCGCAACATCAGCAAGAACGGCAACGTTATCCAGCGCGAAGTGGTGATCGCCTTTAAAGACTCCAAGACGATGCAGACAGTCACCCTGAACCCGATGACTTCAATCGAGACTAGGATCACGGAAGGGCCGATAACCGGGAGCAGGATCGTGACCCTGAGCCCTGCAGGTGGCGGCAGCAAGACCAAGGTCGACGTGGCATGGGACTTCAAGCTTGCGGGCCTGCTGTCAGTCTTTGGCGGCATGGTGAAAAAGCACATCGGCGAGGGGACCGAGCAGGCGCTGGAGCGTATCGCCGGGGCAGTCGAATAA
- a CDS encoding M23 family metallopeptidase, which yields MAGTIYAAAWRPGTGAQWWVSGKSYADFKKIDKDYFNKGLRLVDLEIHNGKFAGIWRPGTGAQWWVYGKTYAEFKAIDKGYFDDGLRLTNLHIYNGKYAGVWRPGTGAQWWTSGKTYSEFKAIDKKYFDDGLRLVDLEVRDGKYAGVWRPGTGAQWWTSGKTFSEFKALDKGYFDKGLRLTDLNITNGKYSAVWRPGTGAQWWVSGYDTEAFVSRDKEYFDKGLRLVRMALSDSACDGKCMNQVVMPEGSYNYGITRTKIHCPGLPNTCGNPGAGEVVYYRWPVTLQGDRRYARLSALYFDGAPFTLPFTDKKVVRGGTWLYKPGSWHHAIDYYRNDGKKFGVVAAASGTVVHIGWDWWSGNTIVVSHDAGGVKDAFRTVYMHLANGPSADCKASWAQTVPNLSEPRLSQFKKYLNDTGCKKDGSGTPQEKYWGKESEKIDTGMLGKKVDRGAFLGWAGDTAPGGCGCTSDEVDYEWKGGTNTHLHIFFARRDPSDNEWYFIDPYGIYGPPECYPKNLTDPISTPCARYSISWKGGKPQYP from the coding sequence GTGGCCGGGACAATTTATGCTGCAGCATGGAGGCCAGGTACCGGCGCCCAGTGGTGGGTCTCGGGAAAAAGCTACGCCGATTTCAAAAAGATAGACAAGGACTATTTCAACAAAGGCCTGCGGCTTGTAGACCTCGAAATACACAACGGCAAATTTGCAGGCATATGGCGCCCCGGCACCGGCGCCCAGTGGTGGGTGTATGGCAAGACGTACGCGGAATTCAAGGCAATAGACAAGGGATACTTTGACGATGGACTGCGCCTTACAAACTTGCACATATACAACGGCAAGTACGCCGGAGTGTGGAGGCCAGGTACCGGCGCCCAGTGGTGGACATCCGGCAAGACCTACTCTGAGTTCAAAGCAATAGACAAGAAATATTTCGACGACGGCCTCCGTCTGGTCGACCTTGAAGTGCGTGACGGCAAGTACGCCGGCGTCTGGCGCCCCGGCACCGGAGCGCAATGGTGGACTTCTGGAAAGACTTTTTCCGAGTTCAAGGCGCTGGACAAGGGCTATTTCGACAAGGGGTTGCGCCTGACTGATCTGAACATAACCAATGGCAAATACTCTGCCGTATGGCGCCCCGGCACCGGCGCCCAGTGGTGGGTGTCGGGATACGACACCGAGGCGTTCGTAAGCCGCGACAAGGAATATTTCGACAAGGGACTGCGTCTCGTAAGAATGGCCCTGAGCGACAGCGCATGCGACGGCAAGTGCATGAACCAGGTCGTGATGCCTGAAGGCTCGTACAACTATGGCATTACAAGAACCAAGATCCACTGCCCCGGGCTACCAAACACCTGTGGAAATCCTGGAGCAGGAGAAGTGGTGTATTACCGCTGGCCGGTTACCCTTCAAGGGGACAGGAGGTACGCAAGGCTCTCCGCGCTTTATTTTGACGGCGCTCCCTTTACTCTTCCGTTTACAGACAAAAAGGTGGTAAGGGGCGGGACGTGGCTTTACAAGCCCGGCTCGTGGCACCACGCCATTGACTATTACCGCAACGACGGCAAGAAATTCGGGGTAGTCGCAGCGGCCTCCGGGACTGTAGTCCACATAGGGTGGGATTGGTGGTCAGGCAACACTATTGTCGTGAGCCACGACGCAGGCGGCGTAAAGGATGCTTTTCGTACCGTCTACATGCACCTTGCAAACGGCCCGAGTGCAGACTGCAAGGCGTCCTGGGCCCAGACCGTGCCCAACCTATCGGAGCCGCGGCTTTCGCAATTCAAGAAATACCTTAACGACACCGGCTGCAAAAAAGACGGCAGCGGCACGCCGCAGGAAAAGTACTGGGGCAAGGAGTCGGAAAAGATAGACACGGGCATGCTTGGCAAGAAGGTCGACAGGGGCGCGTTTCTTGGATGGGCAGGAGACACGGCGCCCGGCGGCTGCGGATGCACAAGCGATGAGGTCGACTACGAATGGAAGGGCGGTACAAACACGCACCTGCACATCTTTTTTGCCCGGCGCGACCCGTCTGACAACGAATGGTACTTCATAGACCCGTACGGAATCTATGGGCCTCCAGAGTGCTACCCGAAAAACCTCACCGACCCGATAAGCACGCCCTGCGCAAGGTACTCGATCTCGTGGAAAGGAGGCAAGCCGCAGTACCCGTAG
- a CDS encoding cupredoxin domain-containing protein yields the protein MVWKIVIIAVAMVISSIIIAGAIAAAQVLGGGFDIPDDIGQQPRGGGGSGQGSQQQQQGSSPAAVNGTKVSIIDNSKSNSYSPNPVEIKAGETITWVNDDSAVHTATSNDGTFDSDVLRRGQTFSFTFDKAGEYPYFCAIHPNMIGTVVVVAAAAS from the coding sequence ATGGTTTGGAAAATTGTGATAATTGCAGTGGCAATGGTGATATCGTCAATCATCATAGCCGGGGCCATCGCGGCGGCGCAGGTACTGGGAGGCGGCTTTGACATCCCCGACGACATAGGTCAGCAGCCAAGAGGAGGGGGAGGCTCTGGACAGGGTTCGCAACAGCAGCAACAAGGCTCGTCCCCTGCCGCCGTGAATGGGACAAAGGTGAGCATAATTGACAATTCAAAAAGCAACTCGTACAGTCCAAATCCTGTCGAGATCAAGGCCGGAGAAACGATCACCTGGGTAAACGACGACTCTGCCGTGCACACAGCGACCTCCAATGACGGCACTTTTGACTCTGACGTTCTGAGAAGGGGCCAGACATTCAGCTTTACGTTTGACAAGGCCGGAGAATACCCATACTTTTGCGCCATCCATCCTAACATGATAGGAACGGTAGTAGTAGTGGCAGCGGCTGCATCATAA
- a CDS encoding adenylate/guanylate cyclase domain-containing protein — translation MLSPTVDLKQIQARAERTIEKGVQIDLSTTLCKRYLRRHANQKTSVVVLYVDIDGSTKLTQSVPSTQLALILQLFSQEMSLLVSNYGGYVLKYVGDAVIALFPAEHNVEQACKNALECGWTMLEAISGGINPALKSHGLPELGVKVSMDYGEVLVVLYGKSLENSHIDIIGSNISMAAKMLAFAPSGSIVMMGMRAHDNLGEAVKKGIQEIHDPDWSYTDEKTGWRYRLYYYHPPSSPS, via the coding sequence TTGCTCTCACCCACCGTTGACCTCAAGCAGATACAGGCAAGGGCCGAGCGCACCATAGAAAAAGGCGTCCAGATAGACCTGTCGACTACGCTGTGCAAGCGCTACCTGCGCCGGCACGCAAACCAGAAGACAAGCGTCGTCGTCCTTTACGTGGACATTGACGGCTCGACCAAGCTGACGCAGAGCGTGCCTTCCACGCAGCTTGCGCTCATACTCCAGCTTTTTTCGCAGGAGATGAGCCTCCTCGTGTCAAACTATGGAGGATACGTGCTGAAATACGTGGGCGACGCAGTCATTGCGCTTTTTCCTGCCGAGCACAACGTGGAGCAGGCGTGCAAGAACGCGCTTGAATGCGGGTGGACCATGCTTGAGGCCATCAGCGGAGGAATCAACCCTGCGCTGAAATCCCACGGCCTTCCAGAGCTGGGGGTAAAGGTGTCTATGGACTATGGCGAGGTCCTGGTGGTGCTGTACGGAAAGAGCCTTGAAAACTCGCACATCGACATCATCGGCTCGAACATCAGCATGGCGGCAAAGATGCTTGCGTTTGCCCCGTCTGGAAGCATCGTAATGATGGGCATGAGGGCGCATGACAATCTCGGCGAGGCCGTGAAAAAAGGAATTCAGGAAATCCACGACCCTGACTGGTCATACACCGACGAAAAGACGGGCTGGCGCTACAGGCTCTATTATTATCACCCTCCTTCTTCTCCCTCCTAG
- a CDS encoding S1C family serine protease, whose protein sequence is MHKGLLAAAVAVAAVAIFFAYSQFNSLDWAPKGPLPDISRLITNAGDSSNTDNPRAGLQNSAFEVGRVSTVEAADSELTLPDLFDKAGPSVVQVSASNDASEQGKLGSGFVYDDNGHIVTNLHVASGSNQLDVTFADGTIYRATILGSDPYTDLAVLYIKDAPKEKLVPLPLADSTKIRVGEQVAAIGNPFGLSSSMTAGIVSGVGRLIPSQDSGPLPFFIPDIIQTDAPINPGNSGGPLLNMRSQVIGINTAIRSTTGEFAGIGFAVPSNTISKIVPSLIQTGKFQHPWVGISGADMTPGLASALKLQEPRGVLVVEVIGGSPAEKAGIKAGSTPTRVDGQTIPLGGDIVLELDGHQIRKVDDILVYLQREKTVGDNMDVTVLRDGQLQHIQVRLDPRPSTQELP, encoded by the coding sequence TTGCACAAGGGATTACTTGCAGCGGCAGTCGCCGTCGCTGCAGTCGCTATCTTTTTCGCTTATTCGCAGTTCAATTCCCTAGACTGGGCGCCCAAGGGGCCGCTGCCTGACATATCAAGGCTGATAACCAACGCCGGCGACAGCAGCAATACTGACAACCCGCGCGCAGGACTCCAGAACAGCGCCTTTGAAGTGGGGCGTGTCAGCACCGTCGAGGCCGCGGATTCAGAACTGACGCTTCCAGACCTTTTTGACAAGGCAGGGCCGTCCGTGGTGCAGGTGTCTGCAAGCAACGACGCCTCCGAGCAGGGCAAGCTCGGCTCGGGGTTCGTGTACGACGACAACGGCCACATCGTCACCAACCTGCACGTCGCATCCGGCTCCAACCAGCTTGACGTCACGTTTGCAGACGGGACGATATACCGCGCGACGATCCTTGGCTCAGACCCGTACACAGACCTTGCTGTGCTCTACATCAAGGACGCGCCAAAGGAAAAGCTCGTGCCCCTGCCCCTTGCCGACTCGACCAAGATCCGCGTGGGCGAGCAGGTCGCGGCGATAGGGAACCCCTTTGGGCTTTCAAGCTCGATGACTGCCGGCATCGTAAGCGGTGTCGGGCGCCTCATCCCCTCGCAGGATTCCGGCCCCCTCCCGTTTTTCATCCCGGACATCATACAGACCGACGCGCCGATAAACCCGGGCAACTCGGGAGGCCCGCTGCTTAACATGCGCAGCCAGGTAATAGGCATCAATACCGCCATCCGCTCGACCACCGGCGAGTTTGCCGGCATCGGCTTTGCAGTCCCGTCAAACACCATATCCAAGATAGTGCCGTCTCTGATACAGACAGGCAAGTTCCAGCACCCGTGGGTCGGGATCTCTGGGGCCGACATGACGCCTGGCCTGGCAAGCGCGCTCAAGCTCCAGGAGCCCCGCGGCGTCCTTGTGGTTGAAGTAATTGGCGGGAGCCCCGCCGAAAAGGCCGGCATCAAGGCCGGCAGCACCCCGACCCGGGTGGACGGCCAGACCATACCTCTTGGCGGCGACATTGTGCTTGAGCTTGACGGCCACCAGATAAGGAAGGTCGACGACATACTCGTCTACCTGCAGAGGGAAAAGACCGTGGGCGACAATATGGATGTGACCGTGCTGCGCGACGGCCAGCTGCAGCACATACAGGTGCGCCTTGATCCAAGGCCGTCAACGCAGGAACTGCCGTAG
- a CDS encoding CbtA family protein encodes MKTLTFIAISLLSGVIAGSILALVNQGVVLPFIEKAIDIENQNAMAQGEMIDPVAMNAYRLWQREGSVAAGALLGLSYGALLGVVFAYSRKSLPGKNNIKKAVLLAGIMWVVIYLAVAVKYPANPPAVGNPDTIYLRMTLYVAMLAISGAAAIGSAFLYKKMGPSSKSARKAVAPAVYAAVVIAAFFALPANPDEVAAPMDLVNGFRIASAATMAMFWLVLGAVLGVLWDRTKPHETATVKAL; translated from the coding sequence ATGAAGACCCTGACTTTTATTGCAATTTCTCTTTTGTCCGGCGTCATTGCCGGGAGTATTTTGGCGCTTGTCAACCAAGGTGTTGTCCTGCCTTTCATCGAAAAGGCGATAGACATTGAAAACCAGAACGCCATGGCACAGGGAGAGATGATCGATCCTGTAGCCATGAACGCGTACAGGCTGTGGCAGAGGGAAGGGAGCGTTGCCGCAGGCGCGCTCCTCGGGCTTTCGTACGGCGCCCTTTTGGGCGTCGTGTTTGCCTACTCGCGAAAGAGCCTGCCGGGTAAAAACAACATCAAAAAAGCCGTCCTGCTTGCCGGGATAATGTGGGTCGTGATATACCTTGCAGTCGCGGTAAAATACCCTGCAAACCCGCCGGCCGTGGGCAACCCTGACACCATCTACCTGCGCATGACCCTTTACGTTGCCATGCTGGCGATTTCCGGCGCTGCAGCAATCGGCTCTGCGTTTCTTTACAAAAAGATGGGGCCGTCGTCAAAAAGCGCAAGAAAGGCAGTCGCTCCAGCCGTGTACGCTGCAGTGGTGATAGCGGCGTTTTTTGCGCTGCCGGCGAACCCCGACGAGGTTGCTGCGCCTATGGATCTCGTCAACGGCTTTAGGATCGCAAGCGCCGCCACGATGGCGATGTTCTGGCTGGTCCTTGGAGCGGTCCTTGGCGTGCTGTGGGACAGGACCAAGCCGCACGAGACTGCAACGGTAAAGGCGCTTTAG
- a CDS encoding winged helix-turn-helix domain-containing protein, with protein MSIPERKNNRGRIQIMGDVLGLATSGIRKTHIMYRANLSYEQVHMYLSELIERGLLVQNATDEGVVYRTTERGREFLYFYTKIVDFLDIPPQAGLEMPYLSK; from the coding sequence ATGTCGATACCAGAACGCAAGAACAACAGGGGAAGGATACAGATCATGGGCGACGTGCTCGGACTTGCGACGTCCGGGATACGCAAGACCCATATCATGTACCGGGCCAACCTGAGCTACGAGCAGGTGCACATGTACCTGTCAGAGCTCATCGAGCGCGGGCTGCTTGTGCAGAATGCAACCGACGAGGGTGTGGTGTACAGGACTACAGAGCGCGGCAGGGAGTTCCTCTACTTTTACACAAAGATAGTGGACTTTCTCGATATTCCGCCGCAGGCTGGCCTTGAAATGCCGTACCTGAGCAAGTGA
- a CDS encoding CbtB domain-containing protein — MSFTNQIARATEGVPKIAVGILIGVLVFGIFAVGFDQGQLFALAQGNPADPANPAYGELLMHEFTHDMRHAAGFACH; from the coding sequence ATGTCATTTACTAACCAGATCGCACGAGCAACGGAAGGAGTTCCCAAGATTGCTGTTGGCATTCTGATTGGCGTCCTTGTATTCGGCATCTTTGCAGTGGGCTTTGACCAGGGCCAGCTGTTCGCGCTGGCGCAGGGCAATCCTGCCGATCCGGCAAACCCGGCGTACGGCGAATTGCTGATGCACGAATTCACGCACGACATGAGGCACGCCGCAGGATTCGCATGCCACTAA
- a CDS encoding DUF4443 domain-containing protein — protein MHTFVRALEKVASRYAPSRLLSFGEVHVFVALQLMSRRGHVSRDALSKELALGGGAVKTLVKHMKMAGLIETSNGGTKMTAKGRGIFEGLASAIPAEMDLPRLQVALGRHNYAVLLREFGFAVRSGIEQRDAAIKMGAAGATTLLYRDGRFAMPDSGQDPLKKEQTLKKELADTLKPQEGDVVIIGSAEKGKVAELAAKSAALATIMAHEKHAS, from the coding sequence GTGCACACTTTTGTAAGAGCGCTTGAAAAGGTGGCAAGCAGGTACGCCCCAAGCAGGCTCCTCTCCTTTGGAGAGGTGCACGTCTTTGTGGCCTTGCAGTTGATGAGCAGGCGCGGCCACGTGAGCAGGGACGCTCTTTCAAAAGAGCTTGCCCTTGGCGGGGGCGCGGTAAAGACCCTCGTCAAGCACATGAAGATGGCAGGCCTGATAGAGACCTCAAACGGCGGCACGAAAATGACCGCAAAGGGCAGGGGCATCTTTGAGGGCCTTGCATCGGCAATCCCGGCGGAAATGGACCTGCCGAGGCTGCAGGTTGCGCTGGGCAGGCACAACTATGCAGTTCTTTTGCGCGAGTTTGGCTTTGCGGTCAGGTCGGGGATCGAGCAGCGGGATGCTGCAATAAAGATGGGCGCAGCAGGCGCGACCACCCTTTTGTACCGGGACGGCAGGTTTGCCATGCCTGACAGCGGGCAGGACCCGCTGAAAAAAGAGCAGACGCTCAAAAAAGAGCTTGCCGACACGCTAAAGCCGCAGGAAGGCGACGTGGTGATAATCGGCAGCGCGGAAAAGGGCAAGGTGGCCGAGCTTGCCGCAAAAAGCGCGGCACTTGCCACCATAATGGCGCACGAAAAGCATGCCAGCTAG
- the cofG gene encoding 7,8-didemethyl-8-hydroxy-5-deazariboflavin synthase CofG: MLADSETLSRAVERPGALTRHDAMRLMAECPTEELVSAAGRVRDLARPGGIVTYSRKVFINLVNLCRDTCSYCTYKKEPGDPMLSMLGPGQVLAIAEAGRRARCTEALFVTGERPEQKYGEARSWLSSLGHSSTVDYIREMSELVLAKTGLLPHTNAGSMTKKEMAQLRDTNVSMGVMLETSSERLMGRGMAHEGAPSKNPKVRIKTLESAGELKIPMTTGILAGIGETPEELVDSLFVIKELHEKHGHIQEVILQNFEPKPDTGMANFASTPKEYFLRAVAVSRLVMPAMNIQVPPNLNPAIYGRYIDAGINDWGGISPVTIDHVNPEFPWPTIESVKQVTEEKGKHLRARLPVYPEYLEGGFISERLEEYVRLLSDHSGLVKEEYLGGA; this comes from the coding sequence ATGCTGGCCGACTCGGAAACGCTTTCAAGAGCGGTTGAAAGGCCCGGCGCCCTGACACGCCACGACGCCATGCGCCTGATGGCCGAATGCCCCACAGAGGAGCTCGTGTCAGCCGCAGGCAGGGTGCGCGACCTGGCAAGGCCAGGCGGCATCGTGACGTATTCCAGAAAGGTGTTCATCAATCTTGTTAATCTGTGCCGCGACACGTGCTCGTACTGCACGTACAAAAAAGAGCCGGGCGACCCGATGCTCTCGATGCTTGGCCCCGGCCAGGTGCTTGCGATAGCAGAGGCTGGCAGGCGCGCCCGGTGCACGGAGGCGCTGTTTGTCACGGGCGAGCGCCCCGAGCAGAAATACGGCGAGGCAAGGTCGTGGCTGTCGTCGCTTGGCCACTCGTCCACCGTCGACTACATCCGCGAGATGAGCGAGCTCGTGCTTGCAAAAACAGGCCTGCTGCCGCATACCAACGCCGGCAGCATGACGAAAAAAGAGATGGCGCAGCTGCGCGACACCAACGTCAGCATGGGAGTCATGCTTGAAACGTCAAGCGAGCGGCTGATGGGCAGGGGTATGGCCCACGAGGGCGCGCCGAGCAAGAACCCAAAGGTGAGGATAAAGACGCTTGAAAGCGCCGGCGAGCTAAAGATACCTATGACGACAGGAATACTTGCCGGCATCGGCGAGACGCCAGAGGAGCTTGTCGACTCGCTGTTTGTGATAAAGGAGCTGCACGAAAAACACGGCCACATCCAGGAAGTGATACTGCAGAATTTCGAGCCCAAGCCGGACACCGGGATGGCAAACTTTGCATCGACTCCAAAAGAGTACTTTTTGCGCGCAGTCGCGGTTTCGCGCCTCGTGATGCCTGCAATGAACATACAGGTGCCTCCAAACCTGAACCCTGCAATCTATGGCCGCTACATCGATGCCGGCATCAACGACTGGGGCGGAATTTCTCCGGTTACAATCGACCACGTCAACCCCGAGTTTCCCTGGCCTACCATCGAGTCAGTGAAGCAGGTCACGGAGGAAAAGGGCAAGCATCTGCGCGCCCGGCTGCCTGTTTATCCAGAATATCTTGAAGGTGGATTTATATCGGAACGCCTTGAAGAGTATGTGCGCTTGCTTTCTGACCACTCGGGCCTTGTAAAGGAGGAGTATCTAGGTGGCGCTTGA
- a CDS encoding glycosyltransferase: protein MMDPALDAAIAAINFALAAIFAGIFGVWVYFLTYMAKSFRLAPRMEDHYYYLAPADGGNSRPRVSVILPARNEEKYIASCLDTLLAQDYPNFEVIAINDSSTDRTGEIIQSYAARDSRIVYVSTPAKPEGWAGKNWACHQGYKKASGEYLFFTDADTKHEPDVMSLAVGRMLSEGLDALTAMPRLLCNDFWTKVTLPALSTFLHTRFSPLRVNNPKQKTGYFFGSFFVITKKTYEAVGTHEGVRQELVEDGALGSKVKAAGFRMKMVRGEKHVEAIWARDFTTLWHGLRRLVIPLYHQDHAGAHLIATAVFFIMFAPFLFLAYTVPVFALAAAAGGLAGLSATILLGVHVATIMMLLATTAVQSKHGVMQSPAYALGSPLSGALIYLGFASAIVDARKKGAVSWRGRQYTVSEKQDFMH, encoded by the coding sequence ATGATGGATCCTGCCCTCGACGCGGCAATAGCGGCCATCAATTTCGCGCTGGCCGCGATATTTGCCGGGATATTTGGCGTCTGGGTGTACTTTTTGACATACATGGCAAAGTCGTTCCGCCTTGCGCCGAGGATGGAGGATCATTATTATTACCTTGCGCCTGCAGATGGCGGCAACAGCAGGCCCCGGGTGAGCGTGATCCTGCCGGCAAGAAACGAGGAAAAATACATCGCGTCCTGCCTCGACACGCTCCTTGCGCAGGACTATCCAAACTTTGAGGTAATAGCGATAAACGACAGCTCGACCGACAGGACAGGCGAGATAATCCAGTCCTATGCCGCCAGGGACAGCCGCATAGTGTACGTGAGCACGCCTGCCAAGCCGGAGGGGTGGGCCGGCAAGAACTGGGCCTGCCACCAGGGCTACAAAAAGGCGTCAGGCGAGTACCTGTTTTTCACGGACGCCGACACCAAGCACGAGCCGGATGTCATGTCGCTTGCCGTGGGCCGCATGCTGTCAGAGGGCCTCGACGCGCTGACCGCGATGCCCCGGCTTCTCTGCAACGACTTTTGGACAAAGGTGACGCTCCCGGCGCTTTCCACGTTTCTGCACACCCGGTTTTCGCCCCTGCGGGTAAACAACCCGAAGCAAAAGACCGGCTACTTTTTTGGCAGTTTCTTTGTGATAACCAAAAAGACGTACGAGGCGGTCGGCACGCACGAAGGAGTCAGGCAGGAGCTGGTGGAGGACGGCGCGCTGGGGAGCAAGGTCAAGGCCGCCGGCTTTCGCATGAAGATGGTGAGGGGCGAAAAGCACGTCGAGGCGATATGGGCGCGGGACTTTACGACTCTGTGGCACGGCCTGCGCCGGCTAGTCATCCCGCTGTACCACCAGGATCACGCAGGCGCCCACCTGATAGCGACCGCGGTGTTCTTCATAATGTTCGCCCCGTTCCTGTTCCTTGCCTACACGGTCCCGGTCTTTGCGCTTGCTGCCGCTGCAGGCGGACTTGCGGGGCTGTCTGCGACAATCCTGCTTGGCGTCCACGTCGCCACAATCATGATGCTGCTTGCGACTACTGCCGTCCAGAGCAAGCATGGCGTCATGCAGAGCCCTGCCTATGCGCTTGGCTCGCCCCTGTCCGGAGCCCTCATCTACCTTGGCTTTGCGTCGGCAATAGTCGACGCACGCAAAAAGGGCGCGGTCAGCTGGCGCGGCAGGCAGTACACGGTGAGCGAAAAGCAGGACTTTATGCACTGA
- the cofH gene encoding 5-amino-6-(D-ribitylamino)uracil--L-tyrosine 4-hydroxyphenyl transferase CofH, producing the protein MALDSVLKNADPVVASALDRALSGKDITVDEAVALFDCTGLEMNLLVTVADELRRRTVGDTVTYVVNRNINFTNVCIKQCGFCAFSRDFREEEGYFLPNEEIVRRAKEAASLGATEVCIQAGLPPKMDGHLYIDICRAVKKDLPDMHIHAFSPEEVLYGAVRSGTQTYDYLKMLKEAGVGSLPGTAAEILDQPLRDVISPGRIKVDEWVSIIKQAHSLGIATTSTIMYGHIETSRHKAEHIALLREIQKETHGFTEFVPLSFVHTEAPMYSHHTVPGIRAGADGNEVVKMHAVARIMLNNHIPNIQVSWVKEGARMSQLLLAAGANDFGGTLINESISTAAGAQHGQLMRPKEIRQLIRSSGRIPAQRSTTYKLLKTFRDESDETESALDSADSAQFGSYHQLVKLDKFRYKDAKNKPSP; encoded by the coding sequence GTGGCGCTTGACTCTGTCCTGAAAAACGCCGACCCCGTGGTGGCTTCTGCGCTTGACCGCGCCCTTTCAGGCAAGGACATCACGGTCGACGAGGCAGTCGCGCTTTTTGACTGCACGGGCCTTGAGATGAACCTGCTTGTCACCGTGGCAGACGAGCTCCGGCGCCGGACGGTGGGCGACACCGTCACGTACGTCGTCAACCGCAACATCAACTTTACAAACGTCTGCATCAAGCAGTGCGGCTTTTGCGCCTTTTCACGCGATTTCCGCGAGGAGGAAGGCTACTTCCTCCCAAACGAAGAGATAGTGAGGCGCGCCAAGGAGGCGGCGTCGCTTGGCGCAACGGAGGTCTGCATACAGGCAGGGCTTCCGCCCAAGATGGACGGCCACCTCTACATCGACATATGCAGGGCCGTGAAAAAGGACCTGCCGGACATGCACATACACGCCTTTTCGCCAGAGGAGGTGCTGTACGGCGCGGTGAGGTCCGGGACGCAGACCTATGACTACCTGAAGATGCTCAAGGAGGCCGGGGTCGGCAGCCTTCCCGGCACCGCGGCAGAAATCCTGGACCAGCCGCTGCGCGACGTGATATCGCCGGGCAGGATAAAGGTCGACGAGTGGGTGTCGATAATCAAGCAGGCACACTCGCTTGGCATTGCGACGACTTCGACCATAATGTACGGCCACATCGAGACGTCGCGCCACAAGGCAGAGCACATCGCGCTCTTGCGCGAGATCCAGAAAGAGACGCACGGCTTTACCGAGTTTGTCCCGCTCAGTTTCGTCCACACGGAGGCGCCGATGTACAGCCACCACACGGTTCCGGGGATACGCGCCGGCGCGGACGGAAACGAAGTAGTCAAGATGCACGCGGTGGCAAGGATAATGCTGAACAACCACATACCAAACATCCAGGTGTCGTGGGTCAAGGAAGGCGCAAGGATGTCGCAGCTCCTGCTTGCCGCCGGCGCAAACGACTTTGGGGGCACGCTGATAAACGAGAGCATCTCGACTGCGGCAGGCGCGCAGCACGGCCAGCTCATGAGGCCAAAAGAGATAAGGCAGCTGATACGCTCGTCGGGCAGGATTCCGGCGCAGCGCTCGACCACGTACAAGCTGCTAAAGACTTTTCGTGACGAAAGCGACGAGACCGAGTCTGCACTTGACAGCGCAGACTCGGCTCAGTTTGGCTCGTACCATCAGCTGGTAAAACTGGACAAGTTCAGGTACAAAGACGCCAAGAACAAGCCAAGCCCGTGA
- a CDS encoding helix-turn-helix domain-containing protein — MKLSDYGELNQSQLMSYCGLNNVKHKPIIDELVEKGLIIRFEEPWGEQNRIIKYRVSEKGKEIVEAVLEPYELLFPRGEDRKK; from the coding sequence TTGAAACTAAGCGATTATGGGGAGCTCAACCAGAGCCAGTTGATGAGCTACTGCGGGCTCAACAACGTCAAGCACAAGCCGATCATTGACGAGCTGGTGGAAAAGGGGCTGATAATCAGGTTTGAAGAACCATGGGGAGAGCAGAACAGAATAATCAAGTACAGGGTTTCAGAGAAAGGAAAAGAAATCGTCGAGGCGGTACTAGAGCCCTATGAGCTACTGTTTCCAAGGGGAGAGGACAGGAAGAAATGA